The following proteins are encoded in a genomic region of Saccharopolyspora antimicrobica:
- a CDS encoding SDR family oxidoreductase, with translation MAERSLRGKVAVIGGGGKNLGGLLSTTFADEGAKVVVHYNSDASATEAEKTVNAVREAGSEAIAVQGDLTQVGEVRRLFDTAVDTFGGVDVAVNTTGMVLRKPILETSEEEFDRMFAINAKAAYFFIQEAGRRLNDDGKIISLGTSLLAAFTDGYSTYAGGKAPLEHFTRAAAKEFADRRISVNVVAPGPMDTPFFYPQETPERVEFHRSQGMGNQLTHIEDIVPVISFLATDGWWFTGQTMFPNGGYTTR, from the coding sequence ATGGCGGAGCGGAGCCTGCGGGGCAAGGTCGCGGTCATCGGCGGCGGGGGCAAGAACCTGGGTGGCCTGCTGTCCACGACCTTCGCGGACGAGGGCGCGAAGGTCGTCGTGCACTACAACAGCGACGCGTCGGCCACCGAGGCGGAGAAGACCGTCAACGCGGTGCGGGAGGCCGGCTCCGAGGCGATCGCGGTGCAGGGCGACCTGACCCAGGTCGGCGAGGTGCGGCGGCTGTTCGACACCGCGGTGGACACCTTCGGCGGGGTCGACGTCGCGGTGAACACGACCGGGATGGTGCTGCGCAAACCGATCCTGGAGACCTCCGAGGAGGAGTTCGACCGGATGTTCGCGATCAACGCGAAGGCGGCGTACTTCTTCATCCAGGAGGCCGGGCGCCGGCTCAACGACGACGGCAAGATCATCAGCCTGGGCACCTCGCTGCTCGCGGCGTTCACCGACGGCTACTCCACCTACGCCGGGGGCAAGGCACCGCTGGAGCACTTCACCCGCGCCGCGGCCAAGGAGTTCGCCGACCGCCGGATCTCGGTGAACGTGGTCGCGCCGGGGCCGATGGACACGCCGTTCTTCTACCCGCAGGAGACCCCGGAGCGGGTGGAGTTCCACCGGTCCCAGGGCATGGGCAACCAGCTCACCCACATCGAGGACATCGTCCCGGTGATCAGCTTCCTGGCCACCGACGGCTGGTGGTTCACCGGGCAGACGATGTTCCCGAACGGCGGCTACACCACCCGGTGA